In Thalassoglobus sp. JC818, a single window of DNA contains:
- a CDS encoding Gfo/Idh/MocA family oxidoreductase: MSLTRRYFLKSTAAATAAVATTQSIQAFQQPRSSSPNEKIGVAVIGAGGRGSSHLGAFSGGADSEVLYICDVDTNAAKKIKGVEEKQGRAPQFLQDFRKVLEDPNVDAISTATPNHWHSLVSILAMQAGKHVYVEKPVSHNVWEGRQVVKWARELNKICQCGTQSRSSPSLKSAVEYVRSGKLGPIQYAIGTCYKPRKSIGKLDKPLQIPDSIDYDMWCGPAEMVDIYRPRLHYDWHWDFNTGNGDMGNQGIHQMDIARWFLGEGKLSPRVMSIGGRVGYDDAGDTPNTQIVYHDFEAAPLIFETRGLPHKDLDWGTGMDEYRGSRIGVIVQCENGYVVIPSYTKAEAFDNDGNSLQAWSGGGDHFQNFLDAVRSGDRNDLNADILEGHLSSALCHTGAISHQLGSTQTSEQIGKEVAGDPLWSDSWERMEKHLAANGVDVSDPKLSVGPWLTMDPDSETFPGNESANALLTRPYREGYVVPDADA, from the coding sequence ATGTCTTTGACAAGGCGTTATTTCTTGAAATCGACAGCTGCGGCCACTGCAGCTGTGGCTACGACTCAGTCGATTCAGGCCTTTCAGCAGCCACGCAGCTCGAGCCCGAATGAGAAGATCGGTGTGGCGGTCATTGGAGCCGGGGGACGGGGCAGCTCGCACCTGGGAGCTTTTTCCGGAGGTGCTGACTCAGAAGTCCTTTACATCTGTGATGTCGACACAAACGCCGCCAAGAAAATTAAAGGTGTCGAAGAAAAACAGGGACGCGCACCGCAGTTCCTTCAGGATTTCCGGAAAGTTCTGGAAGATCCCAACGTGGATGCCATCAGTACCGCCACTCCCAACCACTGGCACTCTCTGGTTTCGATTCTGGCAATGCAGGCCGGAAAACACGTATACGTCGAAAAACCGGTTTCTCACAACGTGTGGGAAGGCCGACAAGTGGTCAAGTGGGCCCGCGAGCTCAACAAGATTTGTCAGTGTGGTACGCAGTCACGTTCAAGCCCCAGCTTGAAGAGTGCTGTCGAGTACGTTCGCAGCGGAAAGCTTGGCCCGATTCAGTATGCGATCGGAACTTGCTACAAGCCGCGAAAGAGCATCGGCAAACTTGATAAGCCACTGCAAATTCCTGACTCGATCGACTACGACATGTGGTGCGGTCCTGCGGAAATGGTCGACATCTACCGACCTCGTTTGCATTACGACTGGCATTGGGATTTCAACACCGGCAACGGTGATATGGGGAATCAGGGGATTCACCAGATGGATATCGCTCGCTGGTTCCTCGGCGAGGGCAAGCTGTCTCCTCGAGTGATGAGTATCGGTGGCCGAGTCGGCTATGACGACGCTGGCGACACTCCGAATACTCAGATTGTCTATCACGACTTCGAAGCAGCTCCGCTGATCTTCGAAACACGTGGCCTTCCCCACAAAGATCTCGATTGGGGAACTGGAATGGACGAGTACCGAGGATCACGAATCGGCGTCATCGTTCAGTGCGAAAATGGCTACGTGGTCATTCCGTCGTACACAAAGGCAGAAGCTTTCGACAACGACGGAAACTCGCTGCAAGCCTGGTCTGGCGGCGGAGATCACTTCCAGAACTTCCTCGATGCTGTCCGTTCTGGTGATCGAAATGATCTGAACGCCGATATCCTCGAAGGTCATCTCTCGAGTGCATTATGTCACACCGGGGCGATAAGCCATCAACTCGGTTCGACACAAACGTCCGAGCAGATCGGTAAAGAGGTTGCGGGAGATCCGCTGTGGAGTGACTCCTGGGAGCGAATGGAGAAACATCTCGCTGCCAATGGTGTCGACGTCAGTGATCCAAAACTGTCCGTTGGTCCATGGCTCACGATGGATCCGGATTCGGAAACCTTCCCAGGGAACGAGAGTGCCAATGCACTGCTGACTCGCCCATACCGCGAAGGTTACGTTGTTCCTGATGCGGACGCGTAA
- a CDS encoding heme-dependent oxidative N-demethylase subunit alpha family protein: protein MQAHFHPYRDGYSLLPKLRKISLDEVFLASEGSGDRYRREKQLAMEQQTHLVEENLSTELRTAVTEFLIERHPQLKGRTGPLEQLVTEIEEDIVIHSLDADRDWMSFGHVCFPSGWRPEEKIGRPLAEIHQPIPGMDLSNSRRLVETMVNHGPFERFVWSVVFEDELNFHPDRTRCDFDPVAPVVFVKVERQVTVGVPDSGGALFVLHQSLIPFDQIERGPLVAALRSMSPEQLEYKGLSGSAPKIIEWLTSLPS from the coding sequence GTGCAGGCGCATTTTCATCCTTATCGAGATGGCTACAGTTTGCTTCCGAAGTTGAGAAAGATTTCACTTGATGAAGTCTTCCTCGCTTCTGAGGGAAGTGGAGATCGTTACCGTCGTGAGAAGCAACTGGCGATGGAGCAACAGACTCATCTCGTCGAGGAAAACCTGTCGACTGAGTTGCGCACGGCGGTGACGGAATTTCTCATCGAGCGTCATCCTCAACTGAAGGGCCGAACTGGTCCGCTGGAACAACTCGTAACCGAAATCGAAGAAGACATCGTCATTCACTCGCTTGATGCGGATCGTGACTGGATGTCGTTCGGACACGTCTGTTTCCCAAGCGGCTGGCGACCGGAAGAGAAGATCGGCCGCCCATTAGCGGAGATCCACCAACCGATCCCCGGGATGGACCTCTCAAACAGTCGACGACTCGTCGAGACAATGGTCAATCACGGTCCATTCGAACGGTTTGTGTGGAGTGTTGTCTTCGAGGATGAGTTGAACTTCCACCCTGACCGGACGCGATGTGACTTTGACCCGGTTGCGCCTGTCGTCTTTGTGAAAGTGGAACGTCAGGTGACGGTAGGGGTCCCCGACTCTGGAGGAGCGTTGTTTGTGCTTCACCAGTCTTTGATTCCGTTCGATCAAATCGAACGCGGTCCGCTCGTCGCTGCTCTGCGATCCATGTCTCCCGAGCAACTGGAATACAAAGGGCTTTCTGGCTCAGCTCCGAAAATTATTGAGTGGCTGACGAGTCTTCCCTCTTAG
- the ettA gene encoding energy-dependent translational throttle protein EttA, with protein MSQQYIMSIEGLTRIYDETAVLENIWLSFYPGAKIGVLGDNGSGKSTLLRIMAGVDKDYMGEVRPQKGIKIGYFQQEPQLNPDQTVDEAVAEAVAESQAVIDRYNAVNEKFAEVTTDEEMNALLEEQGTLQDQIDAGNLWELERIVDMAADALRLPPGESKIENLSGGEKRRVALCRLLLQNPDMLLLDEPTNHLDAESVAWLERYLHDFKGTVVAVTHDRYFLDNVAGWILELDRGRGYPYEGNYTAWLEQKEARLGVEQKKEARRQRMLRQELEWVRLSPKARATKNKARLQRYNELASQGFDERDEAAQIQIPVSKPLGDLVVRAKGLSKAFGDRLLFENLDFNLPPGGIVGVIGPNGAGKTTLFKMIVGQEEPTSGELVVGDTVDLSYVDQSRDALDPKKTVYEEISGGLDQLEVGRTKIHARAYCGRFNFKGSEQQKFVGDLSGGERNRVHLAKLLRSGGNLILLDEPTNDLDVETLRALEEGLSDFGGCAVVTSHDRWFLDRIATHILAFEGDSQVVWFEGNYKMYEVQRRERLGDAAQNPHRIKYRPLK; from the coding sequence ATGTCACAACAGTACATCATGTCCATCGAAGGACTCACGCGGATTTATGATGAGACCGCAGTTCTCGAAAACATCTGGCTCTCGTTCTATCCGGGAGCGAAAATTGGAGTCCTGGGCGACAACGGATCGGGAAAGAGTACGTTGTTGCGGATCATGGCTGGTGTCGACAAAGACTACATGGGCGAAGTTCGTCCGCAGAAGGGCATCAAAATCGGCTACTTCCAACAAGAGCCGCAATTGAACCCGGATCAAACTGTTGACGAAGCGGTCGCTGAAGCCGTTGCGGAGTCGCAAGCGGTTATCGATCGTTACAACGCTGTGAATGAAAAATTCGCGGAAGTGACAACTGACGAAGAGATGAATGCTCTGCTGGAAGAGCAGGGGACTCTCCAAGATCAGATTGACGCTGGTAACTTGTGGGAACTCGAACGCATTGTCGACATGGCGGCCGATGCACTGCGACTCCCACCGGGTGAATCAAAAATCGAAAACCTTTCCGGGGGAGAAAAACGACGAGTCGCCCTGTGTCGCCTGCTGCTTCAGAACCCGGACATGCTGCTTCTGGACGAACCGACCAACCATCTCGATGCTGAGTCGGTCGCGTGGCTTGAGAGATATCTCCACGACTTCAAAGGAACTGTTGTCGCGGTGACTCACGACCGGTACTTCCTCGACAACGTGGCAGGTTGGATTCTGGAACTCGACCGAGGTCGCGGGTATCCATACGAAGGCAACTACACAGCCTGGCTTGAACAGAAAGAAGCTCGACTGGGAGTTGAACAGAAGAAAGAAGCCCGCCGCCAGCGAATGCTTCGCCAGGAACTCGAGTGGGTCCGGCTGTCGCCAAAAGCGCGAGCAACCAAGAACAAAGCGCGTCTGCAGCGGTACAACGAACTCGCGTCACAAGGGTTCGACGAAAGAGACGAAGCTGCTCAAATTCAGATTCCCGTTTCCAAGCCGCTGGGAGATCTGGTCGTGCGTGCGAAGGGGTTGTCGAAAGCGTTTGGCGATCGATTGCTGTTCGAGAATCTCGATTTCAATCTGCCTCCCGGCGGAATCGTGGGCGTGATCGGTCCGAACGGAGCCGGAAAGACAACGCTGTTCAAAATGATTGTGGGACAGGAAGAGCCGACCAGTGGAGAACTTGTCGTTGGCGATACCGTTGACCTGTCTTATGTTGATCAGTCTCGAGATGCACTCGACCCCAAGAAAACCGTCTACGAGGAAATTTCTGGCGGCCTCGATCAGCTTGAAGTTGGTCGAACAAAAATTCACGCACGAGCCTATTGCGGTCGCTTCAACTTTAAGGGAAGTGAGCAGCAGAAGTTTGTCGGAGATCTCTCAGGGGGGGAACGAAATCGCGTTCACCTGGCGAAGCTTCTTCGATCCGGCGGCAATCTGATCCTGCTCGATGAACCGACAAACGACCTCGATGTGGAAACCCTTCGCGCCCTTGAAGAAGGACTTTCCGACTTCGGCGGTTGTGCGGTGGTCACGTCACACGATCGATGGTTTCTCGATCGAATCGCAACGCACATCCTTGCGTTCGAAGGCGACAGTCAGGTCGTCTGGTTCGAAGGAAATTACAAGATGTACGAAGTCCAGCGACGTGAACGACTCGGCGATGCAGCCCAGAATCCGCATCGCATCAAGTACCGTCCTCTTAAGTAG